A section of the Alphaproteobacteria bacterium genome encodes:
- a CDS encoding DUF4159 domain-containing protein translates to MLTLGPFAFLAPWVLAALALIPAIWFLVRATPPAPRHVSFPAARLLRGLKRDEQTPARSPWWLLVFRALAAAVLILALAGPVHTPQTRVAEGGTLVLLVDDGWAAGPVWSEISATLKQLVDQARRDDRPVMLATTAPERDGQVPSPRLMSAEEAQSAVAALAPKPWPADRQRAIAALSEGAFPEGARIEWLSDGLATAADDTAALVAALDALPHSGEIRLRAPRRKSAGEAGTAHLLVPPDLRAEGFTLRARRAPAPMAEQIFVQGLGAYGEVLSRTLLSFAPDMATAEAEVTLPAELRNKLVRFEIAGETGAGATVLLDERWARRTVGLVRPANTADGPNLLEPLFYLETALAPYADTKLSGLNELLEDAPSVMVLADASLPGQEVARRIGAWVAGGGVLLRFSGPRTSDAEDDLLPVELRSGGRALGGVMSWSDAMALAPFDDTSPFYGLTAPDDVRVRRQVLAEPSLDLAGKTWARLEDGTPLVTAEARGRGWIILVHTTADPAWSDLALSGVFVNMLRRVLALGQGKPGEATAALAPLEVMDGFGRLTQGAAHATSIAPPFEDATVRPGQPPGYYGTPDYRRALNLGPAIGSLAPLEPREAGLTHAGYGGAHERDLKPLLLSFALVLLLIDTALGFYLRGLGPRLWSLGRPGRDSAALVLLPLILWAGMATPLPAADISAREAANTTRLAYIGTGDPALDQRTAAGLAGLTRALNARTATELAAPAALTLEDDLIFYPLLYWVVTAEMPALTTPQLNRIRQYLRTGGLILFDTREAAPDMAGGADRRVAERLRALLRRLDLPALVAIPDDHVLHRAFYILDDFPGRWAEGRIWVEGQGDAATDHVTSVVVGGHDWAAAWAISDTGRPLYPVVPGGERQREIAYRFGVNLMMHALTGNYKADQVHVRALLGRIGE, encoded by the coding sequence ATGCTGACGCTCGGCCCCTTCGCCTTCCTTGCGCCTTGGGTGCTGGCCGCCCTGGCGCTTATTCCGGCCATCTGGTTTCTCGTGCGCGCGACACCGCCGGCCCCGCGCCACGTGTCCTTTCCGGCCGCCCGACTTTTGCGCGGCCTCAAGCGTGACGAACAGACCCCGGCGCGGTCGCCCTGGTGGCTGCTGGTATTTCGCGCGCTCGCGGCAGCCGTCCTGATTCTTGCCCTGGCCGGGCCGGTCCATACCCCCCAGACGCGGGTCGCCGAGGGCGGGACGTTGGTCCTGCTGGTCGATGACGGCTGGGCCGCCGGGCCGGTCTGGTCGGAAATCTCCGCCACGCTCAAGCAGCTCGTGGACCAGGCCCGGCGCGACGACCGTCCGGTCATGCTGGCCACCACCGCGCCCGAGCGCGACGGCCAGGTCCCTTCCCCCCGCCTGATGAGCGCGGAAGAAGCGCAATCGGCCGTTGCCGCGCTGGCGCCCAAGCCCTGGCCGGCAGACCGGCAGCGCGCCATCGCGGCCCTGAGCGAAGGCGCCTTCCCCGAGGGCGCGCGGATCGAGTGGCTGAGCGATGGACTCGCGACAGCGGCGGACGATACGGCCGCGCTCGTCGCCGCCCTCGACGCCCTGCCTCACAGCGGCGAGATCCGCCTGCGCGCGCCACGCCGGAAGAGCGCCGGCGAAGCGGGGACGGCCCATCTCCTGGTGCCGCCCGACTTGCGGGCCGAGGGCTTTACCCTCAGGGCCCGCCGCGCCCCGGCGCCCATGGCGGAACAGATTTTCGTTCAGGGGCTTGGCGCCTATGGCGAGGTGCTCTCCCGCACCCTGCTGAGCTTTGCGCCGGACATGGCCACCGCGGAAGCGGAGGTGACCCTGCCGGCCGAACTTCGCAACAAGCTGGTACGTTTTGAAATCGCCGGCGAGACGGGGGCGGGCGCCACAGTGCTGCTTGACGAACGATGGGCGCGGCGCACCGTGGGGCTGGTGCGGCCGGCGAATACGGCGGACGGCCCCAACCTGCTCGAGCCGCTGTTCTATCTGGAGACGGCCCTCGCGCCCTATGCCGACACGAAGCTGTCCGGGCTGAACGAACTTCTCGAAGACGCACCCTCGGTCATGGTCCTGGCGGATGCGAGCCTGCCCGGCCAGGAAGTCGCCCGGCGCATCGGCGCCTGGGTCGCGGGGGGCGGCGTCTTGCTGCGGTTTTCTGGGCCGCGCACCTCGGACGCAGAGGACGATCTCTTGCCCGTCGAGCTCCGAAGCGGCGGTCGCGCCCTTGGCGGCGTGATGTCTTGGTCCGACGCCATGGCCCTCGCGCCCTTCGACGACACAAGCCCGTTCTATGGCCTGACGGCGCCCGACGACGTGCGCGTGCGCCGGCAGGTCCTGGCCGAGCCCTCGCTGGATCTCGCAGGCAAGACCTGGGCGCGGCTCGAGGACGGCACGCCGCTCGTCACAGCCGAAGCCCGTGGCAGGGGTTGGATCATCCTGGTGCACACCACGGCCGATCCCGCCTGGTCGGATCTCGCCCTGTCTGGTGTTTTCGTCAACATGCTGCGCCGTGTCCTGGCGCTGGGCCAGGGCAAACCCGGTGAGGCGACGGCGGCGCTGGCGCCACTCGAGGTCATGGACGGTTTCGGCCGGCTGACCCAGGGGGCCGCACACGCCACGTCGATCGCCCCGCCCTTCGAGGATGCGACCGTGCGGCCCGGCCAGCCGCCCGGTTATTACGGTACGCCGGACTACCGGCGTGCGCTCAACCTCGGTCCCGCCATCGGCTCGCTCGCGCCTCTCGAGCCCAGAGAGGCCGGGCTCACACACGCGGGTTACGGGGGGGCGCATGAACGCGATCTGAAACCGCTACTTCTGAGTTTCGCGCTCGTCCTGCTGCTGATCGACACGGCGCTCGGCTTTTATCTGCGCGGCCTTGGACCGCGCCTCTGGTCGCTCGGACGGCCCGGCAGAGACAGCGCTGCCCTGGTCCTGCTGCCGCTCATTCTCTGGGCGGGCATGGCGACACCCCTGCCGGCTGCCGACATCTCGGCCAGGGAGGCAGCTAACACGACGCGTCTTGCCTATATCGGCACGGGCGATCCGGCACTCGACCAGCGCACTGCCGCCGGTCTCGCGGGGCTGACCCGTGCACTCAACGCCCGCACGGCCACGGAGCTGGCGGCGCCGGCCGCGCTGACGCTGGAAGACGATCTGATTTTCTACCCGCTTCTTTACTGGGTCGTGACCGCCGAGATGCCGGCGCTGACAACGCCCCAGCTCAATCGGATCCGGCAATATCTCCGGACCGGGGGCCTGATCCTGTTTGACACGCGCGAGGCGGCGCCGGACATGGCGGGCGGCGCGGACCGGCGCGTGGCCGAGCGCTTGCGCGCCCTGCTCCGCCGGCTCGATCTGCCGGCGCTCGTTGCCATTCCGGACGACCACGTCCTGCACCGGGCCTTCTACATCCTCGACGATTTTCCCGGGCGCTGGGCAGAGGGTCGCATCTGGGTCGAGGGCCAGGGCGATGCGGCGACCGACCATGTGACCTCCGTCGTCGTCGGCGGGCACGATTGGGCCGCCGCCTGGGCAATTTCGGACACAGGGCGCCCCCTGTATCCCGTCGTGCCGGGCGGCGAGCGCCAGCGCGAGATTGCCTACCGCTTCGGGGTCAACCTGATGATGCATGCGCTGACCGGCAACTACAAAGCCGATCAGGTTCATGTCCGCGCGTTGCTCGGCCGGATCGGGGAGTAA